Part of the Undibacter mobilis genome is shown below.
GCGGCATGGCCGGTTCGTTCGGCTACAAGGCCGACACCATCGATGTGTCGTTGAAGATGGGGGAACTGTCGCTGCTCCCGGCGGTGCGCAAGGCGCCCGATGACGCCATCATCGTCGCCGATGGCACATCCTGCCGACATCAGATCCACGACGGCGCCGGGCGCGAGGCGCTGCACGTGGCGCGCGTGCTGGAAATGAGTTTGCAAAACGAGCAGCGATAGGGGCCTTTTTCAGGGCGTGATCGGTCTTACAGCCGATCGGACATGCTTCATGAATGCCGAATTTTATCTTCAGCGTGGACTCCGGCAGGGGCATGGAAAGGCCCGCTGGCAAATTTATCCTCCTGCACGCATGACGACACTGGAATCACAGTGCCATGGAAGAACTCGGACAGGAACAGAATTGGCGAGAAGGTCGAACTGAAGCCACCCGAGACTCCCAAGGAGATGCGAGAATAGCTTTATTGTCAGGCCTTACGTTGTCTGCAGCCGCACGCTATCCTGTGGCGCCGGACACCGAAGCACCGAATCAGCCTACCGCGAACGAGCAGAGAGCCCCGCCATGCGCCGCGCCCTTACGATATTGTCTGTGTTGTCCGTTGCCGCGTTGGCCGCCATCGCCCCTGCCGTGGCCTCGTCGCCCGCCGCGCCGGCCAAGAAGGAAGGCCCTGAGCTGCGCAAAGTGCGCTTTGGCACCAACTGGGTCGCGCAGGCCGAACACGGCGGTTTCTACCAGGCCGTGGCCGACGGCACCTACAAGAAGTACGGCCTCGACGTCGAGATTGTGCCGGGCGGGCCCAACGTCAACAACCGCATCCTGCTGCCGGTCGGCAAGATCGACTTCTTCATGAGCGCGAACTCGCTGCAGAGCTTCGACGCCGTCGAGCAGAAGGTCCCGACCATCGCGGTCGCGGCCTCGTTTCAGAAGGACCCGCAAGTGCTGATCACGCACCCGGGCATGGCCAATACGCTCGACGATCTCAAGAACCTGACGCTTTTCATTTCCAAGGAAGGCATGGCGAGCTATTATCAGTGGCTCAAGGCCGACTACGGTTTCACCGAGCGCAGCGTGAAGCCCTACACCTTCAATCCGCAGCCCTTTCTCGCCGACGAGAAAAGCGCGATGCAGGGCTACGTGACGTCGGAACCTTACGCCATTGAGCAGCAGGCCAAATTCAAGCCCAAGATCTTCCTGCTCGCCGATTACGGCTTCAACAGCTACTCGACCTTGATCGAGACGCGGACGGATCTGGTCGCGAAGGAGCCGGACATGGTGCAGAAGTTCGTCGATGCCTCGGCGATCGGCTGGTACAACTATCTTTATCACGACAACAAAGCGGCGAACGACCTGATCAAGCAGCACAATCCCGAGATGACCGATGCGTTGCTGGCCAACTCGGTCGCCCGGATGAAGGAATATGGCATCGTCGATTCCGGCGACACGCTGAAGTTCGGCATTGGCGCCATGACAGATGCGCGCATGCATGCTTTCTACGACAAGATGGTGCGCACCGGCGTCGTCAAGGCCGGCCTCGATTACAAGAAGGCCTTCACGCTGCAATTCGTGAACAAGGGCGTCGGCCTCAATCTGCGACCGAAGTAGGCCCGCACCAAGCGCGCCATCATGGCAAACTCAATCGTCTCGCTCCGCGACGTCGGCAAGATCTACGACAGCGGCACGGCGGCGTTGGCCGGCCTCGATCTCGACATCCGCGAAGGCGAGTTCGTGTCGCTGCTCGGCCCCTCGGGCTGCGGCAAATCAACGGCCTTGCGGATCGTCGCCGGCCTGAGTGAGCCGACGAGCGGCGCGGTCGAATGGCCGGCGGGCCGTGCGGCCAAAACGGCTGTGGGTGACATTGGCTTCGTGTTTCAGGAGCCGACCTTGATGCCGTGGGCGACGGTGGCCGGCAATGTCGAACTGCCATTGTCGCTCGCCCACGCCGACGCCGAGGCAGCCGGGCGCGCCGTGTCGAGCATTCTCGACCATGTCGGTCTTGCCGACTTCGCAGCGTCCTATCCGCGCGAGCTGTCCGGCGGCATGAAAATGCGCGTATCGATTGCGCGGGCGCTGGTCACCGAGCCGTCGCTGTTGCTGATGGACGAACCTTTCGCCGCGCTCGACGAGATCTCGCGCTTCAAGCTCAACAACGAACTGCTGTCGCTGTGGCAGACCTTGCGCCGGACCGTGGTTTTCGTCACGCACTCGGTCTTCGAATCGGTGTTTCTGTCGCAACGCATCGTCGTGATGACGTCGCGGCCGGGCCGCATCTTCGCCGAGGTGCCGATCGATGCGCCTTATCCGCGCGACGAATGCTTCCGAACCTCGGCGGCCTATGCCGGCTATTGTCGCAAGGTTGCGGACGTGCTCGCGGCCGCCATGGGGGCGCAGCCATGAAGGAGAGCGGCCTTGTCCGGACGGTGCTGCCGGTGCTGCTGCTGGCCGGCGCCATCGCGGCATGGGACATGGCGGTGCGCGTGTTCGCCATTCCGCCTTACGTGCTGCCCGGACCGGGACTCGTCGCAGGTGCGCTGATCGGCGATCGCGGCCTGCTGTTCGATTCGCTTGTGGTGACCCTCACGCTTGCAATCGAGGGTTTTGCGCTCGCTGCCATCGGCGGCATTTTCTGGGCGGTCGTCTTCAATCAGTGGCGCGTCGTCGAATATTCTTTCTATCCCTACGCCGTCGTGCTGCAGGTGACGCCGGTGGTCGCGATCGCGCCGCTGCTCCTGATCTATCTGCCGCAGCATCTGGCGGTGCTGGCCTGTGCCTGGATCGTCGCCTTCTTTCCAGTGCTGGCCAATACGACGCTCGGCCTGCGCTCGGTCGATCGCAATCTTGTGGCGCTGTTCGCGCTGTACAAGGCATCGCGCTGGCAAGTTCTGGTGCGGCTGATGCTGCCGGCGGCGCTGCCGCAGATTCTTGCTGGCCTGCGCATTGCCGGCGGTCTATCCCTGATCGGCGCCGTAGTCGCCGAAATTGCTGCGGGTTCGGCCGGCGCCGGGTCGGGTCTTGCTTATCGCATTGCCGAGTCCGGCTACCGGCTCAACATTCCCCGCATGTTCGCGGCGTTGCTGCTGTTGTCGCTCGCCGGCGTCGCCATCTTTGCCGTGTTGTCGGCTCTGTCGCATCTGGTGCTGCGGCGCTGGCACGAGAGTGAAGTGAAGGAGGAGCGCTGATCACGTCATCCGGGCGATCATGCCGAGGAGCGCCATCACGCCGATCACTTCGATCAGACTGCGGTGGAAACGGAATGTGAGGATCGCCGCTGTCACCGCCAGAAGGGCGATGCGCTGATCGAGCGCCGCTGGATCGAAGGCGTACCATCGCACGATTCCGGTGTGCATCTCCGTCACGTCGCCAAACAGAACATGCAGCGCAAACCAGACCGACAGGTTGAGGATGACGCCGACCACCGCGGCGGTGATGGCGGAGAGCGCGCCGGCGAGCCTCTTGTTGGCGCGCAGCTCCTCGATGAAGGGGGCGCCGGCCAGAATCCACATGATCGATGGCACGAAAGTCACCCATAGTGTCAGCGCCGCTCCGAGAATGCCGGCGATCAGCGGCGTGAACGGTGCAGCATCGCGGAAGCTCGCGAGAAAGCCGACGAATTGCGTCACCAGGATCAGCGGCCCTGGCGTCGTTTCGGCGAGGCCGAGCGCATCGACCATCTCCGGCGCGCTGAGCCAGCCATGGGCTTCGACCGCCTGCTGCGCCATGTAGGCGAGCACGGCATAGGCGCCGCCGAAGGTGACGACAGCGAGCTTCGAGAAGAACAGGCCGACCGTGACCAGGACATGCTGCGGCCCCAAAGCCAGCGCCGCGAACAGCACCGGCAGCCACCATAATGACAGGCCAATGGCCACAGCCCATGCGGCCTGCCGCCATCGTCCCTGCCGGCGCGGCGCGGCGTTGTCATTGTCGGCCGCCTTCGTCTCGACCTGTCGCGTGGCGACAAAGCCGATCATGGCCGCACCACC
Proteins encoded:
- a CDS encoding ABC transporter substrate-binding protein, producing the protein MRRALTILSVLSVAALAAIAPAVASSPAAPAKKEGPELRKVRFGTNWVAQAEHGGFYQAVADGTYKKYGLDVEIVPGGPNVNNRILLPVGKIDFFMSANSLQSFDAVEQKVPTIAVAASFQKDPQVLITHPGMANTLDDLKNLTLFISKEGMASYYQWLKADYGFTERSVKPYTFNPQPFLADEKSAMQGYVTSEPYAIEQQAKFKPKIFLLADYGFNSYSTLIETRTDLVAKEPDMVQKFVDASAIGWYNYLYHDNKAANDLIKQHNPEMTDALLANSVARMKEYGIVDSGDTLKFGIGAMTDARMHAFYDKMVRTGVVKAGLDYKKAFTLQFVNKGVGLNLRPK
- a CDS encoding ABC transporter ATP-binding protein, with translation MANSIVSLRDVGKIYDSGTAALAGLDLDIREGEFVSLLGPSGCGKSTALRIVAGLSEPTSGAVEWPAGRAAKTAVGDIGFVFQEPTLMPWATVAGNVELPLSLAHADAEAAGRAVSSILDHVGLADFAASYPRELSGGMKMRVSIARALVTEPSLLLMDEPFAALDEISRFKLNNELLSLWQTLRRTVVFVTHSVFESVFLSQRIVVMTSRPGRIFAEVPIDAPYPRDECFRTSAAYAGYCRKVADVLAAAMGAQP
- a CDS encoding ABC transporter permease codes for the protein MKESGLVRTVLPVLLLAGAIAAWDMAVRVFAIPPYVLPGPGLVAGALIGDRGLLFDSLVVTLTLAIEGFALAAIGGIFWAVVFNQWRVVEYSFYPYAVVLQVTPVVAIAPLLLIYLPQHLAVLACAWIVAFFPVLANTTLGLRSVDRNLVALFALYKASRWQVLVRLMLPAALPQILAGLRIAGGLSLIGAVVAEIAAGSAGAGSGLAYRIAESGYRLNIPRMFAALLLLSLAGVAIFAVLSALSHLVLRRWHESEVKEER
- the chrA gene encoding chromate efflux transporter, whose translation is MAKQGSMTMEATGQPSIKPTFSEALRMWFKIGCLSFGGPAGQIALMHRTVVDEKKWLDEPRFLHALNFCMLLPGPEAQQLATYIGWLMHGVRGGLVAGILFVLPGALVMLGLSLLYVYGRGIGIVDGALYGIKAAVLVIVVEALLRIGKRALKSAWLAAVAAAAFIGIFFLALPFPLIVGGAAMIGFVATRQVETKAADNDNAAPRRQGRWRQAAWAVAIGLSLWWLPVLFAALALGPQHVLVTVGLFFSKLAVVTFGGAYAVLAYMAQQAVEAHGWLSAPEMVDALGLAETTPGPLILVTQFVGFLASFRDAAPFTPLIAGILGAALTLWVTFVPSIMWILAGAPFIEELRANKRLAGALSAITAAVVGVILNLSVWFALHVLFGDVTEMHTGIVRWYAFDPAALDQRIALLAVTAAILTFRFHRSLIEVIGVMALLGMIARMT